Proteins encoded within one genomic window of Lagenorhynchus albirostris chromosome 9, mLagAlb1.1, whole genome shotgun sequence:
- the PCNX3 gene encoding pecanex-like protein 3 isoform X2: MGSQVLQILRQGVWASLTGGWFFDPHQSTFSNCFHLYVWIFLLTFPFLLYMVLPPSLMVAGVYCLVVAVIFAAIKTVNYRLHAMFDQGEIVEKRSSTMGEPEEEPAQGDGSLPRDPGVEMTVFRKVSSTPPVRCSSQHSVFGFNQVSELLPRMEDSGPLRDIKELVREQGSNNVIMTSADREMLKLSSQEKLIGDLPQTPPGAAPDPSLPSTDSSERSPLAGDGAPWSGSSVADTPMSPLLKGSLSQELSKSFLTLTRPDRALVRTSSRREHRRGASGYQPLDRRGSGEPTPQKAGSSDSCFSGTDRETLSSFKSEKTNSTHLDSPPGGQAPEGSDTDPPSEAELPASPDAGVPSDDTLRSFDTVVGAGTPPGPAEPLLVVRPKDLALLRPSKRRPPVRRHSPAGRAPRRPLLEGGGFFEDDDTSEGSELSPASSLRSQRRYSTDSSSSTSCYSPESSRGAAGGPRKRRAPHGAEEGTAVPPKRPYGTQRTPSTASAKTHARVLSMDGAGGDGLRGPLAGSKAELEVQAGVELAAGEPAVLPAEARRGPAANQPGWRGELQEDGAVGGAAEETGKRDRSSSVRRAQAIRRRHNAGSNPTPPASLMGSPPSLQEAQRGRAASHSRALTLPSALHFASSLLLTRAGANVHEACTFDDTSEGAVHYFYDESGVRRSYTFGLAGGGYENPVGQQGEQAANGAWDRHSHSSSFHSADVPEATGGLNLLQPRPVVLQGMQVRRVPLEIPEFDLLDQDSLHESQEQTLMEEAPPRAQHSYKYWLLPGRWTSVRYERLALLALLDRTRGLVENILGVGLSSLVAFLGYLLLLKGFFTDIWVFQFCLVIASCQYSLLKSVQPDAASPMHGHNWVIAYSRPVYFCICCLLIWLLDALASAQPFPPVSLYGLTLFSASFFFCARDVATVFTLCFPFVFLLGLLPQVNTCLMYLLEQIDMHGFGGTAATSPLTAVFSLSRSLLAAALLYGFCLGAIKTPWPEQHVPVLFSVFCGLLVALSYHLSRQSSDPTVLWSLIRSRLFPELEERSLETARAEPPDPLPDKMRQSVREVLHSDLVMCVVIAVLTFAISASTVFIALKSVLGFVLYALAGAVGFFTHYLLPQLRKQLPWFCLSQPVLKPLEYSQYEVRGAAQVMWFEKLYAGLQCVEKYLIYPAVVLNALTVDAHTVVSHPDKFCLYCRALLMTVAGLKLLRSAFCCPPQQYLTLAFTVLLFHFDYPRLSQGFLLDYFLMSLLCSKLWDLLYKLRFVLTYIAPWQITWGSAFHAFAQPFAVPHSAMLFVQALLSALFSTPLNPLLGSAVFIMSYARPLKFWERDYNTKRVDHSNTRLVTQLDRNPGADDNNLNSIFYEHLTRSLQHTLCGDLVLGRWGNYGPGDCFVLASDYLNALVHLIEVGNGLVTFQLRGLEFRGTYCQQREVEAITEGVEEDEGCCCCEPGHLPRVLSFNAAFGQRWLAWEVTASKYVLEGYSISDNNAASMLQVFDLRKILITYYVRSIIYYVSRSPKLDAWLSHEGIATALRPVRAPGYADSDPTFSLSVDEDYDLRLSGLSLPSFCAVHLEWIQYCASRRGQPVDQDWNSPLVTLCFGLCVLGRRALGTASHSMSASLEPFLYGLHALFKGDFRITSPRDEWVFADMDLLHRVVAPGVRMALKLHQDHFTSPDEYEEPAALYDAIAANEERLVISHEGDPAWRSAILSNTPSLLALRHVLDDASDEYKIIMLNRRHLSFRVIKVNRECVRGLWAGQQQELVFLRNRNPERGSIQNAKQALRNMINSSCDQPLGYPIYVSPLTTSLAGSHPQLRALWGGPISLGTIARWLLRSWERLHKGCGAGCNSGGNVDDSDCGGGGGLTSLSNNPPLAHPTPENTAGGGDQPLPPGPAWGPRPSLSGSGDGRPPPLLQWPPPRLPGPSPASPAPTEGPRPSRPPGPGLLSSEGPSGKWSLGGRKGLGGSEGEPASGSPKGSTPKSQVPLDLSLSPDISTDASPPRAVQDIPCLDSSAPESGTPTGALGDWPAPAEERESPAAQPLLEHQY; this comes from the exons ATGGGGTCGCAGGTATTGCAGATCCTGCGCCAGGGGGTGTGGGCTTCGCTCACCGGCGGTTGGTTCTTCGACCCGCACCAGAGCACCTTCTCCAACTGCTTCCACCTCTATGTCTGGATCTTCCTGCTCACCTTTCCTTTCTTGCTGTACATG GTCCTGCCCCCCAGCTTGATGGTGGCTGGTGTGTACTGCCTTGTGGTGGCTGTCATCTTCGCTGCCATCAAGACTGTGAACTATCGGCTGCATGCTATGTTCGACCAGGGCGAGATTGTGGAGAAGCGCAGCTCTACCATGGGGGAGCCAGAGGAAGAGCCTGCCCAGGGGGACGGCAGTCTGCCCAG GGATCCTGGAGTGGAAATGACAGTATTTCGAAAAGTGAGTTCCACACCCCCCGTACGCTGTAGTTCTCAGCATTCCGTGTTTGGCTTCAACCAGGTCTCG GAGTTGCTGCCCCGGATGGAGGACTCTGGGCCCCTCAGAG ACATCAAGGAGCTGGTGCGGGAGCAGGGCAGCAACAACGTGATCATGACCTCTGCCGATCGAGAGATGCTGAAGCTAAGCTCACAGGAGAAGCTGA TTGGAGACCTCCCCCAGACGCCTCCAGGGGCTGCCCCAGACCCATCTCTCCCCAGCACGGACTCCTCAGAACGTTCTCCCCTGGCTGGAGATGGCGCCCCCTGGAGTGGGAGCAGCGTGGCTGACACTCCCATGAGCCCCCTGCTGAAGGGGAGCCTCAGCCAGGAGCTGAGCAAGAGCTTCCTGACGCTGACCCGGCCCGACCGGGCCCTGGTGAGGACCAGCAGTCGACGGGAACACCGCCGCGGAGCGAGCGGCTACCAGCCCCTGGACCGGCGGGGCTCGGGTGAGCCCACACCCCAGAAAGCCGGCTCCTCAGATTCCTGCTTCAGTGGCACTGACAGGGAAACGTTGAGCAGCTTCAAGAGCGAGAAGACCAACTCGACCCACCTGGACAGCCCCCCCGGTGGGCAAGCCCCCGAGGGCAGCGACACAGACCCACCCTCGGAGGCAGAGCTGCCCGCTTCACCAGATGCTGGGGTCCCGTCAGATGACACACTGCGTTCCTTTGACACAGTCGTAGGAGCAGGGACGCCTCCGGGCCCGGCTGAGCCGCTCCTCGTTGTACGGCCCAAGGACTTGGCCCTGCTGCGGCCTAGCAAACGGCGGCCACCTGTGAGAAGACACTCCCCCGCTGGCCGTGCCCCTCGGCGGCCGCTGCTGGAAGGCGGGGGCTTCTTCGAGGACGATGACACCAGCGAGGGCAGTGAACTGAGCCCGGCCTCCAGCCTCCGGTCCCAGCGCCGCTACAGCACCGACAGCTCCTCGTCCACTTCCTGCTATTCCCCTGAGAGTTCTCGGGGTGCGGCGGGGGGGCCCCGGAAACGACGGGCCCCCCACGGGGCTGAGGAGGGGACGGCTGTGCCTCCCAAGCGGCCCTATGGGACCCAGCGGACGCCTAGTACCGCCAGCGCCAAAACGCACGCCCGCGTGCTGAGCATGGACGGGGCAGGGGGTGATGGCCTGAGGGGCCCCCTGGCTGGCTCCAAGGCTGAGCTGGAGGTCCAGGCGGGGGTGGAGCTGGCAGCCGGTGAGCCCGCTGTGCTGCCCGCCGAGGCCCGCCGGGGACCTGCGGCCAACCAGCCTGGCTGGCGGGGGGAGCTGCAGGAGGATGGTGCTGTGGGGGGAG CTGCCGAGGAGACTGGCAAGCGGGACCGCTCAAGCAGCGTGAGGCGGGCACAGGCCATCCGGAGGCGTCACAATGCCGGCAGCAACCCTACCCCCCCCGCCTCGCTCATGGGCTCGCCGCCCAG CCTGCAGGAAGCTCAACGGGGCCGGGCTGCCTCCCATTCCCGGGCGCTGACGCTGCCCTCTGCCCTGCACTTCGCCTCCTCGCTGCTGCTCACTCGGGCCGGTGCCAACGTGCACGAGGCCTGCACCTTTGACGACACTTCCGAGGGTGCTGTGCACTACTTCTATGACGAGAGCG GCGTGCGGCGTTCCTACACCTTTGGCCTGGCTGGAGGTGGCTACGAGAACCCTGTAGGGCAGCAGGGGGAGCAGGCAGCCAATGGTGCCTG GGACCGCCACTCGCATTCCTCCAGCTTCCACTCGGCTGATGTCCCAGAGGCGACAGGTGGCTTGAACCTGCTACAGCCGCGGCCCGTGGTCCTGCAGGGCATGCAGGTGCGCCGAGTGCCCCTGGAGATCCCAGAG TTTGACCTGCTGGACCAGGACTCCCTGCACGAATCCCAGGAGCAGACACTGATGGAGGAGGCGCCGCCCCGGGCCCAGCACAGCTACAAGTACTGGCTTCTTCCCGGCCGCTGGACCTCTGTGCGCTACGAGCGGCTCGCCCTGCTGGCCCTGCTGGACCG GACTCGGGGGCTGGTGGAGAACATTCTCGGTGTCGGTCTGAGCAGCCTCGTCGCCTTCCTGGGCTACCTGCTTTTGCTCAAGGGCTTCTTCACCGACATCTGGGTCTTCCAGTTCTGCCTGGTCATCGCCTCCTGCCAGTATTCCCTGCTGAAG agTGTCCAGCCTGACGCAGCATCCCCCATGCAC ggccacAACTGGGTGATCGCATACAGCCGGCCTGTCTACTTCTGCATCTGCTGTCTGCTCATCTGGCTGCTGGACGCCCTGGCCTCAGCTCAGCCTTTCCCGCCCGTCTCCCTCTACGGCCTCACGCTCTTCTCCGCCTCCTTCTTCTTCTGCGCCCGTGATGTAGCCACTG TGTTCACCTTGTGCTTCCCGTTCGTCTTCCTCCTGGGCCTCCTGCCCCAGGTGAACACCTGTCTCATGTACCTGCTGGAGCAGATAGATATGCACGGCTTTGGGGGCACAG CCGCCACCAGCCCCCTCACTGCGGTCTTCAGCCTCTCGCGCAGCTTGCTGGCTGCTGCCCTGCTCTACGGCTTCTGCCTCGGAGCCATCAAG ACTCCTTGGCCAGAACAGCACGTCCCCgtccttttctctgtcttctgtggCCTCCTGGTGGCGCTGTCCTACCACCTAAGCCGGCAGAGCAGTGACCCCACCGTGCTCTG GTCTCTGATCCGGAGCAGGCTCTTCCCTGAGCTGGAGGAGCGGAGCTTGGAGACGGCCCGCGCCGAGCCCCCAGACCCACTGCCAGACAAGATGCGTCAGTCAGTG CGCGAGGTCCTGCACTCTGACCTGGTGATGTGTGTGGTGATTGCTGTGCTCACCTTTGCCATCAGCGCCAGCACCGTCTTCATTGCCCTGAAG TCCGTGCTGGGTTTTGTGTTGTATGCGCTGGCTGGGGCCGTGGGCTTCTTCACCCATTACCTGCTGCCGCAACTCCGCAAACAGCTGCCCTGGTTCTGCCTGTCACAGCCCGTGCTGAAGCCGCTGGAGTACAGCCAGTATGAAGTGCGCG GTGCTGCCCAGGTGATGTGGTTTGAGAAGCTGTACGCCGGCCTGCAGTGTGTGGAGAAGTACCTCATCTACCCTGCTGTGGTGCTCAACGCCCTCACAGTGGACGCCCACACGGTCGTCAGCCACCCGGACAAGTTCTGTCTCTA CTGCCGGGCGCTGCTGATGACCGTGGCTGGGCTGAAGCTGCTGCGCTCAGCTTTCTGCTGCCCACCCCAGCAGTACCTGACCCTGGCCTTCACTGTCCTGCTGTTCCACTTCGACTACCCGCGCCTCTCCCAGGGCTTCCTGCTCGACTACTTCCTCATGTCCCTGCTCTGCAGCAAG CTGTGGGACCTGCTGTACAAGCTGCGTTTTGTGCTGACCTACATCGCGCCCTGGCAGATCACGTGGGGCTCGGCTTTCCACGCTTTTGCCCAGCCATTCGCCGTGCCAC ACTCGGCCATGCTGTTCGTTCAGGCCCTGCTCTCCGCGCTCTTCTCCACGCCGCTCAACCCCCTGCTGGGTAGCGCCGTCTTCATCATGTCCTACGCACGGCCCCTCAAGTTCTGGGAGCGCGACTACAA CACTAAACGTGTGGATCATTCCAACACCCGCCTGGTCACGCAGCTGGACCGGAACCCTG GAGCTGATGACAACAACCTCAACTCGATCTTCTACGAGCACTTGACTCGCTCGCTGCAGCACACGCTGTGTGGGGACCTGGTGCTGGGCCGCTGGGGCAACTACGGCCCCGGCGACTGCTTTGTTCTGGCCTCCGACTATCTCAACGCCCTGGTGCACCTCATCGAGGTGGGCAATGGCCTCGTCACCTTCCAGCTGCGTGGCCTCGAGTTCCGGG GTACGTACTGCCAGCAGCGTGAGGTGGAGGCCATCACAGAGGGCGTGGAGGAGGATgagggctgctgctgctgcgaGCCTGGCCACCTGCCGAGGGTCCTGTCCTTCAATGCCGCCTTCGGGCAGCGCTGGCTGGCCTGGGAAGTGACGGCCAGCAAGTACGTGCTGGAGGGCTACAGCATCAGCGACAACAACGCTGCCTCCATGCTGCAGGTCTTCGACCTCCGCAAGATCCTCATCACCTACTACGTCAGG AGCATCATCTACTATGTGAGCCGCTCGCCAAAGCTGGACGCCTGGCTGAGCCACGAGGGCATCGCGACAGCCCTGCGTCCTGTGCGGGCACCTGGCTATGCTGACTCAGACCCCACCTTCTCACTGAGCGTGGATGAGGACTACGACCTTCGCCTCTCTGGCCTCTCGCTGCCCTCCTTCTGCGCCGTGCACCTGGAGTGGATCCAGTACTGCGCTTCTCGGCGCGGCCAG CCTGTGGACCAGGATTGGAACTCGCCGCTGGTCACGCTGTGTTTTGGCCTGTGTGTGCTGGGCCGCCGGGCCCTGGGGACAGCTTCGCACAGCATGTCGGCCAG ccTGGAGCCCTTCCTCTACGGCCTGCACGCCCTGTTTAAGGGGGACTTCCGTATCACCTCCCCGCGCGACGAGTGGGTCTTTGCCGACATGGACCTGCTTCACCGCGTGGTGGCACCTGGGGTTCGCATGGCCCTCAAGCTTCACCAG GACCACTTCACGTCCCCAGATGAGTATGAGGAGCCGGCCGCTCTGTATGATGCCATCGCAGCCAACGAGGAGCGGCTGGTCATCTCACACGAAGGCGACCCGGCCTGGCGCAGCGCCATCCTCAGCAACACGCCCTCGCTCTTGGCGCTGCGGCATGTCTTGGACGACGCCTCCGACGAGTACAAGATCATCATGCTCAACCGGCGCCACCTCAGCTTCCGTGTCATCAAG GTGAACCGCGAGTGCGTGCGCGGCCTGTGGGCTGGGCAGCAGCAGGAGCTGGTGTTCCTGCGCAACCGCAACCCCGAGCGAGGCAGCATCCAGAATGCCAAGCAGGCGCTCCGCAACATGATCAACTCCTCCTGCGACCAGCCGCTGGGCTACCCCATCTACGTGTCGCCCCTCACCACCTCGCTGGCCGGCAGCCACCCCCAGCTGCGGGCATTGTGGGGCGGCCCCATCAGCCTGGGCACCATCGCCCGCTGGCTTCTGCGCAGCTGGGAGAG GCTTCATAAGGGCTGTGGTGCCGGCTGCAACAGCGGCGGGAATGTGGATGACTCGGACTGTGGTGGAGGCGGAGGCTTGACCTCCCTCAGCAATAACCCCCCCTTGGCACACCCCACACCTGAGAACACAGCAG GCGGTGGtgaccagcccctcccaccaggccCTGCCTGGGGCCCGAGGCCCTCCCTGAGTGGCTCTGGTGATGGGCGCCCCCCTCCTCTGCTGCAGTGGCCACCCCCTCGGCTCCCTGGACCATCCCCCGCTTCTCCTGCCCCCACTGAGGGTCCCAGGCCCTCAAGGCCCCCTGGCCCTGGCCTCCTTAGTTCTGAGGGTCCCAGTGGGAAGTGGAGCCTGGGGGGTCGGAAGGGGCTAGGGGGATCCGAGGGGGAGCCAGCCTCAGGGAGCCCTAAAGGAAGCACCCCCAAATCTCAG GTGCCCCTAGACCTCAGCCTCAGCCCGGACATCAGCACCGATGCCTCGCCCCCCAGAGCAGTGCAGGATATTCCGTGCTTGGATAGCAGTGCTCCTGAGAGTGGCACGCCCACTGGGGCCCTGGGCGACTGGCCTGCCCCCGCTGAAGAGCGTGAGAGCCCAGCTGCCCAGCCCCTGCTGGAGCATCAGTACTGA